DNA from Methanomassiliicoccales archaeon:
CCGATGTGCTTTTCCGAACCGGCTGACATCGTGACCCCGTAGACGGCAGCATAGGTGAGCGAGGAGATGGCGTTCCCCAAGGCCACGTACGAGGGGGTGGCGGTGGGGTCATTGGCGAAGTCGCTCACCAGCACGAAGAACCACATCTGGAAAATGGTGGTGGCAAGGATCTGCATGAGCCATAGGACCGGGCCCACCACGGCGAACTGCGAGCGCATGGCCACCAGCGCCGAAGCCTTGACGCCTAGGAAGTTGCGCAGCATGTCAGTACCTCACCAGGCTCCCGTTGACCTTGGCCTTGTTCTCCAGATAGGAGAATAGCACCAAGGAGAGCAGTAGATAGGCGACGGTCGTAAGAACGGTAAGGGCCAAGGCGCCGGACAGTCCCAATCCCAGTGAATCGTACCCCTCGACCGAGGAGATCTTCAGAGCCTCGGCGCCCCAGGTGGCCGGAACAGCGTAGGAGAACGGGCGAATCCAATCCGGGAGGACCATCAGAGGGAAGACCGCCCCCGACAGCACGTATATGGGGTACTCCAGCATCTGGAAGACGGCGCTGGAGGCTCGGGTGACCACGTAGAAGGCTCCGAAGACCATGCCCAGTACGGATAGCGATATCAAGGTAAGGACCAAGGCCACGGCGAATCCCAGAGGGTTCTGCACCGTGACCTCTATGCCGAAGGCGAACTGGGCCACCACGAACACGGCCAGGGCGTTCAGCAGGCCCAGAAAGGAATTCCACAGGCAGCGACCAAAGACCACCGAGGACAGCGGGGCGGGGGTTACCATTATGGCCTCCAGGGTCCCGTTCATCCGGTCGTAGCCGATGGACCAGCTGCTGCTGCTTATGGTGTTCCCCCACATGCCCAGGACGCCTCCGCCCAGGACGGCGTACAGCAACAGGTCGCCTCCGGCGTGGCGGAAGAGGAACAGGGTCACCGTCGTGAAGATGAAGGGGGCGATGATGCTGGGGATGATCCACTGCGGGTCTACGAAGAAGTGGATGGACTGCTGCTTCAGAGCGGCCTTCATGGCCCGTAGGTCGATCATCTTCCGTTCACCGTCTTGATGTAGGCGTCCTCCAGCGTCGGCTGGTCCACCCGTATGCTGATCACTTTTCTGCTCTCCAGGAGCGCGGCCACGGTCGGTATCAGGGAGGGAGCGTCCTCCACAACCATACGGGCCAGCTGCCTGCCCTCCAGGAACTCGATGGAGACTGCGGAGACGCCGGGTAGCCCTAAAAGTTCCTTCCTCTGCGCCTCCCCCATCTCTCTGGCCTCTATTTCGATGACCGTATCGTTGCGCACTGCCTGCTTCATGGAATAGGGTGAGCCTAAGGCCTTGATCCGGCCGTCGGAGATGATGGCCAGGCGATTGCACAGTTCGTCGGCCTCGAACATGTAGTGCGTGGTAAGCATGATGGTCATGCCTTCATGGGACAGCGCGCGGATCAGTGCCCTGGTCTCCCTGGATATCTCGGGGTCCAGGCCCAGGGTCGGTTCGTACAGGAAAAGGACCTCGGGGTCGTTGACCAGCCCCCTGGCCAAATGCAAACGCTGCTTCATCCCCCGGGAGTAGTTCTCCACGCGCGTGTCCGCTGCCTCCGTGAGGCCGACCTGTTCCAGGAGCGCCTTGATCTTCCGCTTCTTCTCCTCCCTGGGCACTCGATACATGTCCGAGAAGAACTCCAGGTTCTGTCTTCCCGTGAGCCGGAAGTACAGGCCGCGCTCGCCTCCGGAGACCAAGTTGATCATAGGCCGCAGACGCACCGCGTCCTTGACCACGTCCATCCCTAGTACGGTGGCGCTCCCGGATGTGGGTATCAGCAAGGTGGAGAGCATCTTGATGGTGGTGGTCTTGCCCGCTCCGTTGGGCCCCAGCAATCCGAATATCTCCCCGCGCCCAACCTCGAAGGTGACGCTATCGACCGCCAGTTTCTCCTTTCCCCTGTCGCCGAAAAGGCGGACCGCCGCAGGGTAGACCTTGGTCAGGTCCTGGACCGATATGGCCGCCCCGTTGTCCTCGCTCACAGCAGGATGGATGAAATGGCCGATATAATGAGCTTATGCCGGGCCGCTCAGCTTCCGCAGGACGGTCTGCAGGATGCCGCCGTTGCGGTAGTACTCGACCTCCACCGGAGTGTCCAGACGGGCC
Protein-coding regions in this window:
- a CDS encoding ABC transporter permease, with product MIDLRAMKAALKQQSIHFFVDPQWIIPSIIAPFIFTTVTLFLFRHAGGDLLLYAVLGGGVLGMWGNTISSSSWSIGYDRMNGTLEAIMVTPAPLSSVVFGRCLWNSFLGLLNALAVFVVAQFAFGIEVTVQNPLGFAVALVLTLISLSVLGMVFGAFYVVTRASSAVFQMLEYPIYVLSGAVFPLMVLPDWIRPFSYAVPATWGAEALKISSVEGYDSLGLGLSGALALTVLTTVAYLLLSLVLFSYLENKAKVNGSLVRY
- a CDS encoding ATP-binding cassette domain-containing protein, which codes for MSEDNGAAISVQDLTKVYPAAVRLFGDRGKEKLAVDSVTFEVGRGEIFGLLGPNGAGKTTTIKMLSTLLIPTSGSATVLGMDVVKDAVRLRPMINLVSGGERGLYFRLTGRQNLEFFSDMYRVPREEKKRKIKALLEQVGLTEAADTRVENYSRGMKQRLHLARGLVNDPEVLFLYEPTLGLDPEISRETRALIRALSHEGMTIMLTTHYMFEADELCNRLAIISDGRIKALGSPYSMKQAVRNDTVIEIEAREMGEAQRKELLGLPGVSAVSIEFLEGRQLARMVVEDAPSLIPTVAALLESRKVISIRVDQPTLEDAYIKTVNGR